From a single Ooceraea biroi isolate clonal line C1 chromosome 12, Obir_v5.4, whole genome shotgun sequence genomic region:
- the LOC105285069 gene encoding autophagy-related protein 13 homolog isoform X3, whose translation MRGRPLSRLCTMTTQLSMQDRKDLEKFTKYLALRAAQIIVQSRSGQKVNTTCKPDSSAGDWVKFNLAIIELPEISADAKRALCGEIVSSTVPLCIEISLKTVEGDKMVLETWSLGVLPEQSDPTVRVTYTVYNRMGILLKSLLSVSRVTPAYKLSRRQGPDSYTMCYRIYMGEPQLHNLGDNYKHVRVGQLCTPVGTIHLSVSYRTKMTISPTHKGRESIMLKSDHFHSDSSPRHTWYQQSEETSKSLSDTIKVGAFVINKPVIVDEDLVIPDVPFSSLLTPKRTSPPPVSLMDPANTKTATAAGTTDSNNGNSDRANNDNATSKCASQNGSRRSSCSIISANDDFIMKTPFAITNTNSDVGAFYLECQSAPQLQAFMEEKTLAEQLGDLTKQLETFEMNMLHYDDILSSLYHSENNN comes from the exons ATGAGGGGCCGACCGTTGTCACGGCTGTGTACAATGACAACGCAACTAAGCATGCAAGACAGAAAAGATTTGGAGAAGTTCACCAAGTATCTGGCCCTGAGGGCCGCCCAAATCATCGTGCAGTCAAGATCCGGGCAGAAAGTTAACACCACGTGCAAGCCGGACTCGTCGGCCGGCGATTGGGTAAAA TTTAATCTGGCGATAATAGAGTTGCCGGAGATCTCCGCTGACGCTAAAAGGGCGCTATGTGGAGAAATAGTAAGCTCCACTGTGCCACTTTGCATAGAAATCTCTTTGAAAACAGTGGAAGGTGACAAGATGGTTTTGGAAACGTGGAGCCTTGGCGTTTTGCCAGAGCAGAGCGATCCAACTGTGCGAGTAACGTACACCGTGTACAACAGAATGGGAATTTTATTGAAGTCCTTGCTCTCCGTATCAAGAGTTACACCTGCTTATAAACTAAGTAGGCGGCAAGGACCAGATTCTTACACAATGTGCTATCGAATATACATGGGAGAGCctcaattacataatttag GAGACAATTACAAGCATGTGAGGGTAGGCCAGTTATGCACTCCGGTAGGCACCATACACTTATCCGTTTCTTATAGAACAAAAATGACTATTTCGCCTACTCACAAGGGACGGGAGTCCATCATGCTTAAAAGCGACCATTTTCATTCGGATTCAAGTCCACGTCATACATGGTATCAACAAAG CGAGGAAACATCAAAGTCTCTCAGCGACaccattaaagtaggcgcgtttgtaataaataaaccCGTTATCGTGGACGAGGATCTTGTGATACCAGATGTTCCGTTCAGCTCTTTACTGACGCCCAAACGAACCTCGCCGCCACCGGTGTCACTGATGGATCCTGCGAACACGAAGACTGCAACGGCAGCTGGCACGACCGATAGCAACAACGGAAATAGCGACAGGGCTAACAACGACAACGCCACGTCGAAGTGCGCCTCCCAAAATGGCTCTAGGCGGAGTAGTTGTTCTATCATTAGTGCCAACGACGATTTTATTATG AAAACACCATTCGCCATCACGAATACGAATAGCGATGTCGGAGCGTTTTATCTCGAATGCCAAAGCGCTCCGCAATTGCAGGCGTTCATGGAGGAGAAAACGCTCGCGGAGCAGCTGGGGGATTTGACCAAGCAGTTGGAAACGTTCGAGATGAATATGCTGCACTACGACGACATCCTCTCGTCACTGTATCACAGCGagaataacaattaa
- the LOC105285069 gene encoding autophagy-related protein 13 homolog isoform X1, with translation MRGRPLSRLCTMTTQLSMQDRKDLEKFTKYLALRAAQIIVQSRSGQKVNTTCKPDSSAGDWVKFNLAIIELPEISADAKRALCGEIVSSTVPLCIEISLKTVEGDKMVLETWSLGVLPEQSDPTVRVTYTVYNRMGILLKSLLSVSRVTPAYKLSRRQGPDSYTMCYRIYMGEPQLHNLGDNYKHVRVGQLCTPVGTIHLSVSYRTKMTISPTHKGRESIMLKSDHFHSDSSPRHTWYQQSEETSKSLSDTIKVGAFVINKPVIVDEDLVIPDVPFSSLLTPKRTSPPPVSLMDPANTKTATAAGTTDSNNGNSDRANNDNATSKCASQNGSRRSSCSIISANDDFIMVDLMKTPFAITNTNSDVGAFYLECQSAPQLQAFMEEKTLAEQLGDLTKQLETFEMNMLHYDDILSSLYHSENNN, from the exons ATGAGGGGCCGACCGTTGTCACGGCTGTGTACAATGACAACGCAACTAAGCATGCAAGACAGAAAAGATTTGGAGAAGTTCACCAAGTATCTGGCCCTGAGGGCCGCCCAAATCATCGTGCAGTCAAGATCCGGGCAGAAAGTTAACACCACGTGCAAGCCGGACTCGTCGGCCGGCGATTGGGTAAAA TTTAATCTGGCGATAATAGAGTTGCCGGAGATCTCCGCTGACGCTAAAAGGGCGCTATGTGGAGAAATAGTAAGCTCCACTGTGCCACTTTGCATAGAAATCTCTTTGAAAACAGTGGAAGGTGACAAGATGGTTTTGGAAACGTGGAGCCTTGGCGTTTTGCCAGAGCAGAGCGATCCAACTGTGCGAGTAACGTACACCGTGTACAACAGAATGGGAATTTTATTGAAGTCCTTGCTCTCCGTATCAAGAGTTACACCTGCTTATAAACTAAGTAGGCGGCAAGGACCAGATTCTTACACAATGTGCTATCGAATATACATGGGAGAGCctcaattacataatttag GAGACAATTACAAGCATGTGAGGGTAGGCCAGTTATGCACTCCGGTAGGCACCATACACTTATCCGTTTCTTATAGAACAAAAATGACTATTTCGCCTACTCACAAGGGACGGGAGTCCATCATGCTTAAAAGCGACCATTTTCATTCGGATTCAAGTCCACGTCATACATGGTATCAACAAAG CGAGGAAACATCAAAGTCTCTCAGCGACaccattaaagtaggcgcgtttgtaataaataaaccCGTTATCGTGGACGAGGATCTTGTGATACCAGATGTTCCGTTCAGCTCTTTACTGACGCCCAAACGAACCTCGCCGCCACCGGTGTCACTGATGGATCCTGCGAACACGAAGACTGCAACGGCAGCTGGCACGACCGATAGCAACAACGGAAATAGCGACAGGGCTAACAACGACAACGCCACGTCGAAGTGCGCCTCCCAAAATGGCTCTAGGCGGAGTAGTTGTTCTATCATTAGTGCCAACGACGATTTTATTATGGTAGATTTGATG AAAACACCATTCGCCATCACGAATACGAATAGCGATGTCGGAGCGTTTTATCTCGAATGCCAAAGCGCTCCGCAATTGCAGGCGTTCATGGAGGAGAAAACGCTCGCGGAGCAGCTGGGGGATTTGACCAAGCAGTTGGAAACGTTCGAGATGAATATGCTGCACTACGACGACATCCTCTCGTCACTGTATCACAGCGagaataacaattaa
- the LOC105285069 gene encoding autophagy-related protein 13 homolog isoform X2 — protein sequence MRGRPLSRLCTMTTQLSMQDRKDLEKFTKYLALRAAQIIVQSRSGQKVNTTCKPDSSAGDWFNLAIIELPEISADAKRALCGEIVSSTVPLCIEISLKTVEGDKMVLETWSLGVLPEQSDPTVRVTYTVYNRMGILLKSLLSVSRVTPAYKLSRRQGPDSYTMCYRIYMGEPQLHNLGDNYKHVRVGQLCTPVGTIHLSVSYRTKMTISPTHKGRESIMLKSDHFHSDSSPRHTWYQQSEETSKSLSDTIKVGAFVINKPVIVDEDLVIPDVPFSSLLTPKRTSPPPVSLMDPANTKTATAAGTTDSNNGNSDRANNDNATSKCASQNGSRRSSCSIISANDDFIMVDLMKTPFAITNTNSDVGAFYLECQSAPQLQAFMEEKTLAEQLGDLTKQLETFEMNMLHYDDILSSLYHSENNN from the exons ATGAGGGGCCGACCGTTGTCACGGCTGTGTACAATGACAACGCAACTAAGCATGCAAGACAGAAAAGATTTGGAGAAGTTCACCAAGTATCTGGCCCTGAGGGCCGCCCAAATCATCGTGCAGTCAAGATCCGGGCAGAAAGTTAACACCACGTGCAAGCCGGACTCGTCGGCCGGCGATTGG TTTAATCTGGCGATAATAGAGTTGCCGGAGATCTCCGCTGACGCTAAAAGGGCGCTATGTGGAGAAATAGTAAGCTCCACTGTGCCACTTTGCATAGAAATCTCTTTGAAAACAGTGGAAGGTGACAAGATGGTTTTGGAAACGTGGAGCCTTGGCGTTTTGCCAGAGCAGAGCGATCCAACTGTGCGAGTAACGTACACCGTGTACAACAGAATGGGAATTTTATTGAAGTCCTTGCTCTCCGTATCAAGAGTTACACCTGCTTATAAACTAAGTAGGCGGCAAGGACCAGATTCTTACACAATGTGCTATCGAATATACATGGGAGAGCctcaattacataatttag GAGACAATTACAAGCATGTGAGGGTAGGCCAGTTATGCACTCCGGTAGGCACCATACACTTATCCGTTTCTTATAGAACAAAAATGACTATTTCGCCTACTCACAAGGGACGGGAGTCCATCATGCTTAAAAGCGACCATTTTCATTCGGATTCAAGTCCACGTCATACATGGTATCAACAAAG CGAGGAAACATCAAAGTCTCTCAGCGACaccattaaagtaggcgcgtttgtaataaataaaccCGTTATCGTGGACGAGGATCTTGTGATACCAGATGTTCCGTTCAGCTCTTTACTGACGCCCAAACGAACCTCGCCGCCACCGGTGTCACTGATGGATCCTGCGAACACGAAGACTGCAACGGCAGCTGGCACGACCGATAGCAACAACGGAAATAGCGACAGGGCTAACAACGACAACGCCACGTCGAAGTGCGCCTCCCAAAATGGCTCTAGGCGGAGTAGTTGTTCTATCATTAGTGCCAACGACGATTTTATTATGGTAGATTTGATG AAAACACCATTCGCCATCACGAATACGAATAGCGATGTCGGAGCGTTTTATCTCGAATGCCAAAGCGCTCCGCAATTGCAGGCGTTCATGGAGGAGAAAACGCTCGCGGAGCAGCTGGGGGATTTGACCAAGCAGTTGGAAACGTTCGAGATGAATATGCTGCACTACGACGACATCCTCTCGTCACTGTATCACAGCGagaataacaattaa
- the LOC105285064 gene encoding uncharacterized protein LOC105285064, which yields MDNFTDKCVENGALASSVSLSESPKKCNLSFSINFDFNDVNNENSTDSENADLQIDISEVDNYEPSSKHRREAVDEASVLNEMEEEIERQLDAKAAKTNLTATNVKNILKHVIPYENLMTMIQTWLQDAQNDVNFGLKLTRAKAKKLGAAQVNIPWPITTAQKASSEVQALIQEELPEDSSDEEYNPEHDKHSDDDREAENAANGDVESLTTILTNDEDVGSSKQQASSQIQYDPEGIFKIPAVPHVSTEEESIGQRTRSKFSLSETSLEEIEQAFIPPDITADMTEDWDFELDEDWDNFLKEFTRPLRQEPAIEDDPEADPEYNILEDEETDLLDKEELRTDKAVEVPRKEQFDLIAELLELTPMFLTQEQEISRKKRPPDNTTPPTENNTMNCSMADLLPVAEPELPKVINPEQRLLLKIQLQQHVQLMAQHFVMTYMHPEHHELSKMCKQNLNNLRYMSKGPNSAFNADNLEEAFKLASTWESKFSDSNFHLNYQNIVTDEIAKGKMCRVNKWGHVEAFIPELEELFIESKALMYPQLLPQMPFKSGVQKHVKSVYSRSEENLIALGIEQFLPFVASRTNKFKTKKIQLFDAGQLICKYLLPCRDAKGLLYHIQKRRVAKDNNPIKHYFEKGYAPRTIHYITLESKLKAPKEQPIELLSLRWQMYLNMYNQRKHRNKSASIHLFLQYSHSLRKQDSYMNATRKPYPNVPNNHPLRNPIVNMLPKILPATMKPKGATTDKISNAAKATVKFNDGNSSERLVDDEGEMTEGHVEKNKSHSNVLNSPKASAADIKTLQTDKVPDKNNVKLNSVVATSSMVPKTSSQKSTGLPQIRRTTPRLAKTRSAQNMKLMAQALGSKTSSSCNSLKSKEKNTDKATGEHSTASKVDNEEEIAELMLACTTITKDSVSRKKAKQTRELEIIKRLLKAENPLTEEERKAKFAASYLQKLHVTLESSNPEIFKAVMKLFLDYNEKLEGMNQAIADTSFSEEFLMDKEPQDTSVKKDLLTVGLYEDVRKRLQNYPEMCTDLLLFLKPHQAAMIGKSVEYIMLQKMNDFVHVAQIYFAKQPSRIAKMMQAITQLSSDPRTTLENVYAVMTPVFKGHPLIMDLFLQILPTAKSPESLFASHMFENLTCPLGPYDKNVTYTENAPELYENIELPIIAYQEDPYGGDNCKCDCHNMDDPNLKNNSDHCVSCGTRFLNGRIYLQTPEGLRPAKITFPGEDQEKLENIARVSLKIADKVVPTPISPKKRRKSTKNDPSPEDICQKQCNTKYSPVKDNEDNEKSKSKGGVKFALKTDKRKVLKRIATEDNVVVETKKMRMSQCKNKREKKAEENDALLENKEVDIIKQEKMTEVTETESNNSVQLLAQDDPSSTEVIVDDVPSTSTNVDHNSSIDTVSVVEDNVQAKSSVTSDKPWTRQEDMVLLQHIKKEYSENSFQLISEKLENRNVGQVKERCQTLLSLLQKMM from the exons atggaTAATTTTACGGACAAATGTGTGGAAAATGGAGCATTGGCATCCTCCGTTTCGCTCAGCGAGTCGCCCAAGAAATGCAATCTGTCTTTCTCGATTAATTTTGACTTCAACGATGTTAATAACGAAAATTCCACCGACTCCGAAAATGCTGATTTACAAATAGATATATCTGAAGTGGATAATTATGAACCGTCCAGTAAACACAGGAGAGAAGCTGTTGACGAAGCATCAGTGCTCAACGAGATGGAAGAGGAGATTGAGAGACAACTCGATGCCAAAGCTGCGAAAACTAACTTAACTGCCACTAATGTCAAAAACATACTCAAGCATGTGATTCCTTATGAAAACTTAATGACAATGATTCAAACATGGCTTCAAGATGCACAAAATGATGTTAATTTTGGCCTTAAATTAACAAGGGCTAAAGCTAA AAAATTGGGAGCTGCGCAAGTCAATATACCATGGCCTATTACTACGGCGCAGAAGGCTTCTTCAGAGGTGCAAGCTCTAATTCAAGAAGAACTACCAGAAGATTCGTCCGATGAAGAATATAATCCTGAACATGATAAACATAGTGACGACGACAGAGAGGCAGAAAATGCTGCAAATGGTGACGTAGAATCACTCACGACAATTTTAACAAATGACGAAGATGTAGGTTCCTCAAAACAGCAGGCATCATCACAGATACAATATGATCCTGAAGGAATTTTTAAGATACCAGC cgTCCCACATGTTTCGACAGAAGAAGAAAGTATCGGTCAAAGAACACGTTCCAAGTTCTCCTTAAGTGAAACTTCGTTGGAGGAAATAGAGCAAGCGTTTATACCGCCTGACATAACTGCTGACATGACTGAGGATTGGGACTTTGAACTCGATGAAGATTGGGATAactttttgaaagaatttacaCGACCTTTAAGGCAAGAGCCAGCTATCGAGGATGATCCGGAAGCAGACCCAGAATACAACATATTGGAGGATGAAGAAACAGATTTAT tGGACAAGGAAGAACTCAGAACGGATAAAGCGGTCGAGGTGCCTCGCAAAGAACAATTTGACTTAATTGCAGAATTGCTTGAATTAACTCCCATGTTCTTAACGCAAGAACAAGAAATATCAAGAAAGAAGAGACCTCCGGATAATACGACGCCTCCAACTGAAAATAATACTATG AATTGTTCTATGGCAGATCTGTTGCCGGTTGCAGAACCTGAGCTaccaaaagtaataaatccTGAACAACGtcttctattaaaaatacaacttCAACAGCACGTCCAATTAATGGCACAGCATTTTGTTATGACCTACATGCATCCGGAACATCACGAATTGTCAAAAATGTGTAAACAGaacttaaataatttaag ATACATGAGCAAGGGGCCTAATTCTGCATTCAATGCAGATAATTTGGAGGAAGCGTTTAAGTTGGCGTCAACTTGGGAAAGTAAATTTTCTGACAGCAACTTTCACTTAAACTACCAAAACATTGTGACGGATGAAATCGCTAAGGGAAAGATGTGTCGCGTGAACAAATGGGGGCACGTTGAAGCGTTCATCCCCGAATTGGAGGAATTATTCATCGAGAGTAAGGCTCTCATGTATCCACAACTTTTGCCACAGATGCCTTTCAAAAGCGGAGTACAGAAACACGTGAAATCCGTATACTCAAGATCGGAAGAGAA TTTGATTGCGTTGGGTATAGAACAATTCTTGCCGTTCGTCGCGTCTAGGACAAATAAGTTTAAAACTAAAAAGATACAGTTGTTTGATGCGGGTCAGCTTATTTGCAAGTACTTATTACCATGTAGAGATGCAAAaggattattatatcatatacaaaAACGTCGCGTTGCTAAAGATAATAATCCGATTAAG CATTATTTTGAGAAGGGTTACGCTCCTAGAACAATACATTACATAACACTTGAGAGTAAGCTAAAAGCTCCAAAAGAGCAACCAATCGAACTTTTGTCTCTAAGATGGCAAATGTATCTCAATATGTATAAC caAAGAAAGCATAGAAACAAATCGGCGagtatacatttatttctacaATATTCACACAGTCTTAGAAAACAAGACAGTTATATGAATGCAACAAGGAAGCCATATCCTAATGTTCCTAATAATCATCCTTTACGAAATCCAATTGTAAATATGTTACCAAAGATATTACCTGCGACGATGAAACCCAAAGGCGCGACTACTGATAAAATTAGTAATGCTGCTAAAGCAACTGTTAAATTCAATGATGGTAATAGTAGCGAAAGACTAGTAGATGATGAAGGTGAAATGACCGAGGGACATGTGGAAAAGAACAAATCGCACAGCAATGTTCTCAATTCCCCGAAAGCAAGTGCCGCAGATATAAAGACACTACAGACGGATAAAGTgccagataaaaataatgttaaattgaATTCTGTGGTAGCTACAAGCTCGATGGTACCTAAAACCTCGTCGCAAAAATCAACAGGATTACCGCAAATACGTAGGACCACACCTCGATTAGCAAAAACAAGGAGTGCTCAGAATATGAAATTGATGGCACAAGCTTTAGGTTCAAAAACTTCGTCTAGTTGTAATAGCTTAAAGTCGAAAGAAAAGAACACAGATAAGGCTACTGGCGAACATAGTACTGCGTCAAAAGTC GataatgaagaagaaatagCAGAATTAATGCTAGCCTGTACGACAATAACAAAAGATTCTGTGAGCAGGAAGAAGGCCAAGCAAACTAGAgaattagaaattataaaaagattattaaaagcTGAAAATCCACTCACGGAGGAAGAACGTAAAGCGA aaTTTGCGGCATCGTACCTTCAAAAGCTGCACGTAACACTGGAATCTAGTAATCCGGAAATATTTAAAGCTGTGATGAAGTTGTTCTTAGATTATAATGAAAAACTAGAAGGTATGAATCAGGCAATTGCCGACACATCATTTTCTGAGGAGTTTTTAATGGACAAGGAGCCGCAAGACACTTCAGTCAAGAAAGACTTATTAACAGTCGGATTGTATGAAGATGTCCGTAAAAGACTGCAGAATTATCCAGAAATGTGTACAGACTTGTTGTTATTCTTAAAGCCTCATCAAGCTGCAATGATTGGCAAGTccgtagaatatataatgttgCAGAAAATGAACGATTTCGTTCATGTCGCGCAGATATATTTTGCTAAACAACCATCACGAATAGCAAAGATGATGCAGGCAATTACGCAACTTTCGTCTGATCCGCGCACCACCTTGGAAAATGTTTACGCGGTTATGACTCCCGTTTTCAAGGGGCATCCGCTCATTATGGATTTATTCCTGCAAATTCTACCTACTGCAAAATCTCCCGAAAG cTTATTTGCGTCCCACATGTTTGAAAACTTGACGTGCCCATTAGGACCTTATGACAAGAACGTAACGTATACCGAAAACGCGCCGGAGCTGTACGAGAACATAGAATTACCCATTATAGCGTATCAGGAAGATCCATATGGCGGTGATAATTGTAAATGCGATTGTCATAATATGGACGACCCgaatcttaaaaataattccgaTCATTGTGTTTCCTGTGGCACACGA TTTCTGAATGGGAGAATATACCTTCAAACGCCTGAAGGGCTAAGGCCTGCAAAAATCACGTTTCCCGGAGAAGATCAAGAGAAATTAGAGAACATTGCACGTGTATCGTTAAAAATCGCTGATAAAGTCGTTCCAACGCCAATTTCACCGAAGAAACGACGAAAATCAACAAAGAATGACCCTAGTCCCGAAGATATTTGCCAGAAACAATGCAATACGAAGTACTCGCCAGTAAAGGATAATGAAGATAATGAAAAGTCAAAGTCTAAAGGAGGTGTCAAATTTGCACTTAAGAcagataaaagaaaagttttaaaacgAATAGCCACTGAAGACAACGTGGTAGTCGAAACTAAAAAAATGCGTATGTCTCAGTGCAAGaataaacgagagaaaaaggcTGAAGAGAACGACGCTTTACTAGAAAACAAAGAAGtcgatattataaaacaagaaaaaatgaCTGAAGTTACAGAAACGGAAAGTAATAATAGTGTACAGTTGCTAGCGCAAGACGATCCATCAAGTACTGAAGTAATTGTAGACGATGTTCCAAGTACAAGCACGAACGTTGATCATAATTCAA gTATAGACACGGTTAGTGTAGTCGAGGATAATGTGCAAGCCAAATCCAGTGTAACGAGTGACAAACCATGGACACGTCAAGAAGATATGGTTCTACTACAACATATCAAAAAGGAGTACTCTGAGAATTCATTTCAACTAATCAGTGAAAAGTTAGAAAATCGTAATGTTGGCCAg GTGAAAGAAAGATGCCAAACGTTACTTTCTTTACTACAGAAAAtgatgtaa